One Persicobacter psychrovividus DNA window includes the following coding sequences:
- a CDS encoding S8 family serine peptidase — translation MRKRLSFLNQLLFWLLLLIPAAGFSQQTATFQNGIANGVVRIKFKPEVAQMLAAQPMNQATGAKIGISTFDQVAQSLQGHNMQRVFPYNPKTEHKLKKHGLHLWYQIEVSGAVDMACQSFSSVASVEMAEPILEKQLIEPGTVQILPSSAVTNTDGSLPTNDPHLARQWHYSNDGSKDNWTAGADVNLFEAWKINTGDRRVIVSIHDEGIDVAHDDLAANMWVNQGEIPGNGIDDDGNGYVDDVHGYSFAYDQGEIVAQSHGTHVAGTVAAVNNNGVGIAGVAGGSGNDDGVLMMSCHTLTGPYANTAASYVYAADNGAVISQNSWGYINPGAYEQSVLDAIDYFIAEAGDYPGSPMKGGIVIFASGNSNADGEFYPGYYENVFTVASTGPANVRAYYSNYGSWVDVSAPGGDTSLKQEDGVLSTLPGNNYGFMQGTSMACPHVSGIAALVLSEHGSENFTPQDMWAHLKTATHSIYDLNPGFVGKLGTGAIDAALALQANEGHAPAQIADLALESAAHDFAVVTFSTPTDEDDGKPLRYEVYYSENTLTANNLESAMKVELVANSAAGEANTVELSGLKGETTYYVAVLAYDRWDNASPLSNVLQMVTNLGPVLVLDQQALNFTIDASTSASTSQSMTLANEGEGLLRWDYTHRQTGFNLAYNSVAPANYPKTLQHSGSAEVGRRAVQQIQRTSFDPEEIKDFENSTLSYSEGFAWYVIGEEDTSLPNSMATKFTVDDPKGFNLTNLQFWLELSEPSTKPIVEIYKGSSMSPDQLIYSKEYDYFYQGGQYLTLDEHFYFSQGESFFVAVHVPAGNLYPLGVSPAKDWDQAVGNQFMSFDFGSNWSPIQEAIGEDGWAWVILGNSQRQYLGEYISVVPSQGEIQQGEELTVEVQADASTLVNGDYNSNTIIRTNGTNQKEVRVVTSLNVTGHLPELHTPSIVNFGAVFVQDELEMEIDVANYGYGNFMVSNVSSSNDAFVWAQQSWEFNKVPARAIRPLKLKFQPQTSGNVNGVITIETTAGEHYQFNVFGVGAEPAALSLSPASQTFDLAVGEETTSSVTIENTGQYPLEYVIPRFADNVPEGVHRFGYSYESNLHADDLPWEWVELAEDDDAVEITDHFKGAGNNHHKINLSFGFPFYGTEYNEFFVSRYGAITFDDNSPYNEFPPGLGSMYTPNGYIYALGQELNVQNSGHIYVKEFEHEVIVEYKNVGSTWEGPSTFQIVLKSDGDFEVRYEDISAMATSTVLSFEPENKQDGVMIKYGGIDWDFFNDKTTELRYVMHSPGVDMVSDLSAFAGLIPVGGSETIDFTVKADGLVDGANIQKVTVFSNDPEAPYQSFEVNTNVSGGEAELEFNLTAFDLGQVYQGAEAYVHLNITNAGGAATAITSAEIPGDRFTHDFANDQIAARRSVRKMITLATDQLGEFAETLTLTDQDGNTHEFALTAEVVAAPAIEVTYEKQILTLAAGDSHSMAVEISNENGEAALDILPMGNSWLYATEAVVTDVNELAGTDFTYALKDNKKVLAGLEDAEAPVFRWDDIIQGGGTQIEIENPDHFATHYELPFDFNFYGDEYSDIYIGINGVISFDENYMFTLNDYIPTSGGLNNFLAPIWMVGGENYYDTDETKGIWVKEYEDKIVITYHRMQHIWAFFGGYASAQVILNKNGTIIYQYQADQAALSWLHHPTVGIENKTGTDGVEAAAFYQYIENGLALSFTPAKKITIPAGASKTINMTVDATNLIAGEYEGSLTLLNNTPLMEEYPLEVALTVEGSADLKLSEEALSFGKAMIYDELVDNWPSPKTYQRSFFLTNDGSAGASISSIVLNGEQVNDLQVGKMSEGFWGPQFVSIDWMEFPMTIIPGEVSSFVAILSPTTVNTDLSAELVFTFEDGQELILPITAMVVEPPVAEVNADTFTVLANTVDHQEQQVFTLSNANGGSVLDYDFVIDFNRAQSADMQPMANRVTHSAEDMNAIALTGNAAAVSSTEDYFDYLYYGTDDEPASALGFGGGAFTTLTGFTAPMAGFELASVQTWYRPYGLENGPITVEILVGNMDPTQAVLVAQQTFVTETSADETKGALMTFELSESVKIMPHERFYIKVYYDLGVEYPQGFVSMEESVANTFFYVEEDGSYTDISQFYDFETTAFMVRAIANEAIDGNWLTLSPSAGAVDSGASQDIELAFDASYSVMSENLAKVIAVSNDPVNDAPEVMISMKMNQAPMFELGESSAFDINEGETLVLELMATDAEGDDFEYTLAEAYEGLETEVRDGAFFLTYATDYEHEGNYEFVVYATDEYGFQSMHTVALTVNDVNRAPEASDMDQLILYVTEKSRTIAFADLFEDLDGDQVNYAITTTDETIAHGVQVQDSLMIFPIAAGDVEIVLVADDSRGGATTLSLEVSVLAKPLSSDDAASVKLYNTPNPATHSTMVHYNVNSGSEVVIEVFDLSGRKVKTLVDGFQSSGKYAVHFDCQSLTSGMYIINLNVGGDIHQTKMIKK, via the coding sequence ATGCGTAAACGCTTATCCTTTCTTAACCAACTATTATTTTGGTTGTTGTTGCTGATACCCGCTGCTGGATTTTCCCAGCAGACAGCAACCTTCCAGAACGGCATCGCCAACGGCGTTGTCAGAATCAAATTTAAGCCTGAGGTTGCTCAGATGCTTGCCGCCCAGCCGATGAATCAGGCCACAGGGGCGAAAATTGGCATCTCTACTTTCGATCAGGTAGCCCAATCGCTTCAAGGGCATAATATGCAGCGGGTGTTCCCTTATAACCCCAAAACGGAACACAAGCTTAAAAAGCATGGCCTCCACTTGTGGTACCAAATTGAGGTATCTGGAGCTGTTGATATGGCTTGTCAGTCCTTCAGTTCAGTAGCTTCTGTTGAGATGGCCGAGCCGATCCTTGAGAAGCAACTTATTGAGCCAGGTACTGTGCAAATACTTCCTTCTTCAGCGGTAACGAATACCGATGGAAGCTTGCCTACAAATGACCCTCACCTTGCTCGCCAGTGGCATTATAGCAACGATGGCAGCAAAGACAACTGGACCGCTGGTGCAGATGTCAACCTTTTTGAAGCCTGGAAAATTAATACTGGTGATCGCCGTGTAATTGTTTCCATTCATGATGAGGGCATCGACGTGGCCCATGATGATTTGGCCGCCAACATGTGGGTAAATCAGGGAGAGATTCCTGGCAACGGCATTGATGATGATGGCAATGGCTATGTGGATGATGTACATGGTTATAGCTTTGCCTATGACCAGGGTGAAATTGTAGCACAATCTCACGGTACGCACGTTGCAGGAACCGTTGCGGCGGTGAACAACAACGGTGTCGGTATTGCTGGTGTAGCTGGTGGTAGTGGTAATGATGATGGTGTCTTGATGATGTCTTGTCATACCCTGACAGGTCCTTACGCCAATACAGCGGCATCTTATGTTTATGCTGCTGATAATGGCGCTGTCATTTCGCAGAACAGCTGGGGGTATATCAATCCTGGAGCTTACGAGCAGTCTGTTTTGGATGCGATAGATTATTTCATTGCCGAGGCGGGAGATTATCCTGGCAGCCCAATGAAAGGTGGAATCGTTATTTTCGCTTCAGGAAACTCGAATGCGGATGGTGAATTTTACCCAGGTTATTATGAAAATGTGTTTACCGTAGCCTCTACGGGCCCTGCGAATGTTCGTGCTTATTACAGTAATTATGGGTCATGGGTGGATGTTTCTGCGCCAGGAGGTGACACTTCCTTGAAGCAGGAGGATGGTGTTTTGAGTACACTTCCAGGTAATAACTATGGTTTTATGCAAGGAACATCAATGGCTTGTCCGCACGTGTCGGGGATTGCCGCTTTGGTGCTGTCGGAGCATGGGAGTGAAAACTTTACACCACAAGACATGTGGGCACACCTTAAAACGGCGACCCATTCAATTTATGATCTGAACCCTGGGTTTGTTGGTAAATTAGGAACAGGGGCTATTGATGCTGCTTTGGCTTTGCAGGCCAACGAAGGGCACGCACCCGCACAGATCGCTGACCTTGCTTTGGAGTCTGCTGCGCATGATTTTGCTGTTGTTACTTTTTCAACACCAACAGATGAAGACGATGGGAAGCCATTGCGTTATGAAGTGTATTATAGCGAAAACACCCTGACGGCAAATAATCTTGAGTCGGCTATGAAAGTCGAACTCGTTGCAAATTCTGCCGCGGGCGAAGCTAATACGGTGGAACTTTCGGGATTGAAAGGCGAAACGACCTATTATGTTGCAGTTTTGGCTTATGATCGTTGGGATAATGCATCTCCCTTATCAAATGTATTGCAGATGGTAACGAACTTGGGTCCTGTTTTGGTGTTGGATCAGCAGGCGTTGAACTTCACAATCGATGCCAGCACTTCCGCTTCCACATCACAGTCAATGACTTTGGCCAATGAAGGAGAAGGTCTGTTAAGATGGGATTATACACATCGCCAGACGGGGTTCAATTTAGCTTATAACTCGGTGGCGCCAGCCAACTACCCAAAAACTTTACAGCACTCAGGCAGTGCAGAAGTGGGACGTAGAGCGGTTCAACAAATTCAGCGCACGAGCTTTGATCCTGAGGAAATCAAGGATTTTGAAAACTCAACTTTGAGTTATAGTGAAGGATTTGCCTGGTACGTGATTGGAGAAGAAGATACCAGTCTGCCAAATTCTATGGCAACTAAATTTACAGTTGACGACCCAAAGGGGTTCAACCTGACGAATTTACAGTTCTGGTTAGAGCTTTCTGAGCCAAGCACAAAACCTATTGTAGAAATTTATAAAGGCAGCAGCATGTCGCCTGACCAACTGATTTACAGTAAAGAATATGATTATTTTTATCAGGGCGGTCAATACCTGACATTGGATGAGCACTTTTATTTCAGTCAAGGAGAGTCCTTCTTTGTGGCTGTACATGTTCCTGCAGGTAACCTTTATCCTTTGGGGGTATCGCCAGCAAAAGATTGGGATCAGGCCGTTGGAAATCAATTCATGAGTTTTGATTTTGGTAGCAACTGGTCGCCAATTCAGGAAGCGATAGGAGAAGATGGCTGGGCCTGGGTGATTCTTGGCAATAGTCAGCGTCAGTATTTGGGTGAATATATTTCTGTTGTACCTTCACAAGGAGAAATTCAGCAGGGCGAAGAGCTTACTGTTGAAGTTCAGGCAGATGCTTCCACGTTGGTAAATGGTGATTATAATTCCAATACGATCATCCGTACCAATGGCACCAACCAAAAAGAGGTTCGGGTAGTAACAAGCCTGAACGTTACGGGTCATTTACCAGAGCTCCATACGCCATCAATTGTTAATTTCGGTGCGGTATTCGTACAGGATGAACTGGAGATGGAAATTGATGTGGCCAACTATGGTTATGGCAATTTTATGGTGAGCAATGTAAGCTCCTCAAATGATGCATTTGTCTGGGCACAGCAAAGCTGGGAATTCAATAAAGTTCCTGCACGTGCTATTCGCCCGCTGAAACTCAAATTTCAGCCACAAACCTCAGGAAACGTCAATGGGGTAATTACCATTGAAACGACCGCTGGCGAGCATTATCAGTTCAATGTGTTCGGGGTAGGCGCTGAGCCTGCAGCCTTGAGTCTTTCTCCAGCCTCCCAAACTTTTGATTTGGCAGTAGGAGAAGAAACAACTTCATCGGTAACCATCGAAAATACAGGGCAGTACCCATTGGAATATGTTATTCCAAGATTTGCAGATAATGTTCCTGAAGGGGTTCACCGTTTTGGCTATAGCTATGAAAGCAATTTGCATGCTGACGACCTGCCTTGGGAGTGGGTTGAGCTGGCAGAGGATGATGATGCAGTAGAAATTACCGACCATTTCAAAGGAGCGGGTAATAATCACCATAAGATCAATTTGAGTTTTGGCTTCCCATTTTATGGAACCGAATATAATGAATTCTTTGTTTCTCGATATGGAGCGATCACTTTTGATGATAACAGCCCATACAATGAGTTCCCTCCAGGTTTAGGGTCAATGTACACCCCTAACGGTTATATTTATGCCTTGGGGCAGGAACTTAATGTTCAGAACAGTGGCCACATTTATGTGAAGGAGTTCGAGCATGAAGTTATCGTTGAGTACAAGAATGTTGGAAGCACATGGGAGGGGCCTTCGACTTTCCAAATTGTACTGAAATCTGATGGTGATTTTGAAGTGCGCTATGAAGACATCTCAGCAATGGCGACCAGTACTGTATTGTCTTTCGAGCCTGAGAATAAGCAGGATGGGGTGATGATCAAATACGGTGGGATCGATTGGGATTTCTTTAATGATAAAACCACTGAATTACGCTATGTGATGCATTCCCCAGGAGTAGATATGGTCAGTGATCTTTCTGCATTTGCGGGCTTGATTCCTGTAGGTGGATCAGAAACGATCGACTTTACCGTGAAAGCTGATGGCTTGGTGGATGGTGCTAACATTCAAAAAGTGACAGTATTCAGTAATGACCCTGAGGCGCCTTATCAGTCTTTTGAGGTGAATACCAATGTGTCTGGTGGTGAGGCTGAACTTGAATTCAACCTTACGGCTTTTGATCTTGGTCAGGTGTACCAGGGAGCTGAGGCTTATGTTCATCTGAACATTACCAATGCAGGAGGGGCGGCAACCGCCATCACTTCAGCAGAGATTCCTGGCGACCGGTTTACCCACGATTTTGCCAACGACCAAATTGCTGCCCGCAGAAGTGTGCGCAAAATGATCACCCTGGCAACAGATCAGCTGGGCGAGTTTGCAGAAACCCTGACCCTGACAGACCAGGACGGTAACACCCACGAGTTTGCATTAACCGCAGAGGTGGTAGCCGCTCCTGCGATTGAAGTAACTTATGAGAAACAAATCCTGACCTTAGCCGCAGGAGATTCACATTCAATGGCTGTGGAAATCAGTAATGAAAATGGCGAAGCTGCTTTGGATATTTTGCCAATGGGTAACTCTTGGTTATACGCTACCGAAGCTGTGGTAACGGATGTTAATGAATTGGCAGGGACGGATTTTACCTATGCGCTGAAAGACAACAAGAAAGTATTGGCAGGATTGGAAGATGCTGAAGCTCCTGTTTTCCGTTGGGATGATATTATTCAGGGGGGAGGAACACAAATTGAGATTGAAAACCCTGATCATTTTGCTACTCATTACGAATTGCCATTTGATTTCAATTTCTACGGCGATGAGTACAGCGATATTTATATTGGTATTAATGGGGTGATCTCTTTCGATGAGAATTACATGTTCACCCTTAACGACTATATTCCTACCTCTGGAGGCTTGAATAATTTCTTGGCGCCAATCTGGATGGTCGGTGGCGAAAACTATTACGATACCGATGAAACCAAAGGAATTTGGGTGAAGGAATATGAGGATAAAATTGTGATTACTTACCACCGTATGCAGCACATTTGGGCTTTCTTTGGAGGTTATGCTTCGGCTCAGGTAATTCTGAATAAGAACGGTACTATAATTTATCAATATCAGGCGGATCAAGCTGCTTTGAGTTGGTTGCACCACCCAACGGTTGGTATCGAAAACAAAACCGGGACCGATGGGGTAGAAGCCGCTGCTTTCTATCAGTATATCGAAAATGGTTTAGCCCTTTCTTTTACACCAGCGAAAAAAATCACGATTCCTGCAGGAGCGTCGAAAACCATCAACATGACTGTTGATGCGACTAATTTGATTGCTGGAGAATATGAAGGCAGCCTGACCCTGCTGAACAATACACCATTAATGGAAGAATACCCATTGGAGGTAGCATTAACGGTTGAGGGATCTGCTGACTTGAAATTGTCTGAAGAGGCTTTGAGTTTTGGAAAAGCTATGATTTATGATGAACTCGTAGATAACTGGCCTTCGCCGAAGACATATCAGCGTTCATTCTTCCTGACAAATGACGGCTCCGCTGGGGCATCAATTAGCTCTATTGTATTGAATGGAGAACAGGTCAATGACCTACAAGTAGGGAAAATGTCTGAAGGTTTCTGGGGACCACAATTTGTGTCCATAGACTGGATGGAGTTCCCGATGACAATTATTCCAGGTGAGGTTTCTTCTTTCGTGGCTATTTTGTCCCCAACTACGGTAAACACAGATTTATCGGCTGAACTGGTATTTACCTTCGAGGATGGTCAGGAGTTGATACTTCCAATTACTGCAATGGTGGTTGAACCACCTGTAGCGGAAGTGAATGCAGATACTTTTACAGTTTTAGCCAATACGGTGGACCATCAGGAGCAGCAGGTGTTCACTTTAAGTAATGCCAATGGTGGGTCTGTCCTTGATTACGATTTTGTGATCGACTTTAACCGTGCGCAATCTGCGGATATGCAACCAATGGCCAATCGGGTAACCCATTCGGCTGAAGATATGAACGCTATTGCCCTGACAGGGAATGCAGCCGCAGTAAGCAGTACTGAGGATTATTTCGATTACTTGTATTATGGAACTGATGATGAGCCAGCGAGTGCGTTAGGTTTTGGTGGAGGTGCATTCACAACCCTCACCGGATTTACTGCCCCTATGGCTGGTTTCGAGCTGGCAAGCGTTCAGACTTGGTACCGTCCTTATGGTTTGGAAAATGGTCCAATCACGGTAGAAATATTGGTGGGTAATATGGATCCTACACAGGCGGTATTGGTTGCTCAGCAAACTTTTGTAACCGAAACATCGGCTGATGAAACCAAGGGCGCATTGATGACCTTTGAGTTGTCTGAATCTGTTAAGATTATGCCACACGAGCGATTCTACATCAAGGTTTATTATGATTTGGGTGTGGAGTATCCTCAGGGATTTGTTTCCATGGAGGAGTCGGTAGCCAACACTTTCTTTTATGTGGAGGAAGACGGCAGCTACACGGACATCAGCCAGTTCTATGATTTCGAAACGACTGCCTTCATGGTAAGGGCAATTGCCAACGAAGCCATTGACGGTAACTGGTTGACGCTTTCACCTTCTGCAGGCGCTGTTGATTCAGGAGCGTCGCAGGATATTGAACTTGCATTCGATGCTTCCTACTCAGTAATGTCAGAGAATTTGGCCAAGGTGATTGCGGTCTCTAACGACCCTGTGAATGATGCGCCAGAAGTAATGATCAGTATGAAAATGAATCAAGCTCCAATGTTTGAGTTGGGAGAAAGTTCTGCTTTTGATATTAACGAAGGCGAAACACTTGTCCTTGAACTGATGGCAACGGATGCCGAAGGCGATGATTTTGAATACACCCTTGCTGAAGCGTATGAAGGCCTTGAAACCGAAGTGCGAGATGGTGCTTTCTTCTTGACTTATGCAACCGATTATGAGCACGAAGGAAATTATGAGTTTGTCGTTTACGCCACAGACGAATATGGCTTCCAGAGCATGCATACGGTTGCTTTGACCGTAAATGATGTGAATCGTGCGCCAGAGGCTTCAGATATGGATCAATTGATCCTTTATGTTACTGAAAAAAGCAGAACAATTGCCTTTGCAGATCTTTTTGAAGACCTCGATGGTGATCAGGTAAACTATGCCATCACCACCACCGATGAAACTATCGCTCATGGGGTTCAGGTGCAAGACAGCCTGATGATTTTCCCTATTGCCGCAGGGGACGTTGAGATTGTGTTAGTCGCTGACGATAGCCGTGGAGGAGCAACAACCTTATCACTGGAGGTTAGTGTACTTGCTAAGCCACTATCCAGTGATGATGCTGCTTCGGTTAAACTCTACAACACACCAAACCCAGCAACCCACTCAACGATGGTTCATTATAATGTAAACAGTGGTTCGGAAGTGGTGATTGAGGTTTTTGACCTGAGTGGCCGAAAAGTAAAAACCCTTGTGGATGGCTTCCAGTCATCAGGAAAGTATGCCGTACACTTCGATTGTCAGTCTTTGACTTCGGGCATGTACATCATCAACCTGAATGTGGGCGGAGATATCCATCAGACTAAAATGATCAAAAAATAA
- a CDS encoding tetratricopeptide repeat protein has translation MRLILLLSCCLLPAAVFGAPKNLDVDSLQTQLELVKTDSEKAAIYIDLIEQFRRTNISRANFFAGEAQQLTEHIDDLFVKAKLNLTLGTLQFHEGNYRLAADYYLRSRNYFELHADTSTYFSSIVNNNLGLVYERLGASQKAEPFFHEAIQLLKSAEDGVNLEMLAKLYLNLGASLRGQGKAEDALASYEKSASISRTNDFHLLLANNLHNIGNHYVTLGDYDKAFEYLNDALKIKREQGQLFTLPTTLLILGHCYLQRGEESKAFECLKEAQQISESLGMKYEMRAIYDEWVDIAAAQGNYEEAFHQLTRFNELDAQIKGDERSQKINALVQEYEFRQQQQATAAAHQAYLYRLYFGGVIIVLVLALMLVLYLYQRKKTKLALLDKEHSDWLHQQAEENNQKLLQDIEHKNKELTTNVMNLLQKNELINKVSEDLLQLQRKANKVEQKEIRNIIYQLQSSSSDDLWQSFEVHFQQVHVGFYEDLARKYPDLSNNERKLCAFLKLNMSSKDISAITHQSPKSIDMARFRLRKKLGVSGADVDLCQLMNEVG, from the coding sequence ATGCGACTGATCCTTCTTCTTTCCTGTTGCCTTCTGCCTGCAGCTGTTTTTGGAGCCCCTAAAAACCTTGATGTGGATAGCCTCCAAACCCAATTGGAGCTGGTGAAAACCGACAGCGAGAAAGCGGCCATCTATATCGATCTGATTGAGCAGTTTCGCAGGACAAATATCAGCAGGGCAAATTTTTTTGCGGGTGAAGCACAGCAACTCACCGAGCATATCGATGACCTTTTTGTAAAAGCAAAATTGAACCTGACCCTCGGTACGCTGCAATTTCACGAAGGAAACTATCGTCTTGCGGCGGATTATTACCTGAGGTCGAGAAATTACTTTGAGCTCCATGCAGATACCTCCACCTATTTCAGTTCGATCGTCAATAATAACCTTGGTCTTGTTTATGAACGACTCGGCGCTTCACAGAAAGCGGAACCCTTTTTTCATGAGGCGATTCAATTGCTCAAAAGTGCCGAAGATGGGGTGAACCTTGAAATGCTCGCCAAACTGTATCTTAATCTCGGGGCTTCTTTGCGGGGGCAGGGTAAAGCGGAAGATGCACTGGCCAGTTATGAGAAATCAGCCTCCATTTCCCGAACGAATGATTTTCACCTGTTGCTGGCCAATAATTTGCACAATATTGGCAATCATTATGTAACGCTTGGCGATTATGACAAAGCTTTCGAATACCTCAATGATGCGCTAAAAATTAAACGGGAACAGGGGCAGCTCTTTACATTGCCGACCACCTTACTGATTTTGGGCCATTGTTACCTTCAGCGAGGGGAAGAGTCCAAGGCTTTTGAATGCCTCAAGGAAGCGCAGCAAATCAGTGAATCTTTGGGGATGAAATATGAAATGCGGGCCATTTACGACGAGTGGGTGGACATTGCCGCCGCTCAGGGGAATTATGAGGAAGCTTTTCATCAGCTGACCAGGTTTAATGAGCTCGATGCCCAAATTAAAGGCGATGAGCGGAGTCAGAAAATCAATGCCCTGGTTCAGGAATATGAATTCAGGCAACAGCAGCAGGCCACCGCAGCTGCACATCAGGCCTATTTGTATCGACTTTATTTTGGGGGCGTAATTATTGTGCTTGTTTTGGCTTTAATGCTGGTGCTCTATTTATATCAGCGGAAAAAAACCAAATTGGCTTTGCTTGATAAAGAACATTCCGATTGGCTTCATCAGCAAGCGGAAGAAAACAACCAGAAATTGTTGCAGGATATTGAGCACAAAAATAAAGAGCTGACGACCAATGTGATGAACCTGCTGCAAAAAAATGAACTGATCAATAAGGTTTCTGAGGACTTGCTTCAACTTCAGCGAAAGGCCAATAAGGTGGAGCAGAAAGAAATTCGGAATATTATCTATCAGTTGCAGTCCTCAAGCAGCGATGACCTGTGGCAATCTTTCGAGGTGCACTTTCAGCAGGTGCACGTGGGCTTTTATGAAGATCTGGCGAGGAAATATCCAGACCTGAGTAATAACGAACGAAAGTTATGCGCATTCCTGAAATTGAACATGAGCTCTAAGGATATATCAGCCATTACACACCAGTCGCCAAAATCGATTGATATGGCACGGTTTCGTTTGCGGAAAAAACTTGGCGTCTCTGGGGCGGATGTCGATCTGTGCCAATTGATGAATGAAGTAGGGTAG